A portion of the Streptomyces coeruleoprunus genome contains these proteins:
- a CDS encoding ribbon-helix-helix protein, CopG family, producing the protein MGSTVLSLRIDGELLDRVRQHAARSGMSVQDYVVRTLIREDFDERFSAAVDETERFYGLT; encoded by the coding sequence ATGGGATCGACAGTGCTCAGCCTGCGGATAGACGGAGAGCTGCTCGACCGGGTCAGGCAGCATGCGGCGAGAAGCGGAATGAGCGTCCAGGACTATGTGGTCCGGACGCTCATTCGCGAGGATTTCGACGAACGCTTCAGTGCGGCGGTCGACGAGACGGAGAGGTTCTACGGCCTCACGTGA
- a CDS encoding DUF2530 domain-containing protein, with the protein MAKWTPKYEAPEPLEGPVVATITGGTILWFVLFLVQVPFYGWFAERDLDWWVWTCLAGGGLGLLGIWYVRKRDAAIKRSRQL; encoded by the coding sequence ATGGCGAAGTGGACCCCCAAATACGAGGCACCGGAACCCCTGGAGGGGCCCGTCGTCGCGACCATCACCGGCGGGACGATCCTCTGGTTCGTCCTCTTCCTCGTGCAGGTCCCCTTCTACGGCTGGTTCGCCGAGCGCGACCTCGACTGGTGGGTGTGGACCTGTCTGGCGGGCGGGGGGCTGGGACTGCTGGGCATCTGGTACGTCCGCAAGCGCGACGCGGCGATCAAGAGGTCCCGGCAGCTCTGA
- the thpR gene encoding RNA 2',3'-cyclic phosphodiesterase: MRLFAAVLPPRAAVEELALLVDELRALPGADELRWTGRPGWHYTLAFMGEVDDALVPDLRERLGRAAHRTQPFPLRVHGGGQFGHRALWAGAAGGLDDMRLLAERAEAAARRAGVPMDDHRRYQAHLTLARARTDTDLRPFVTELERFKGLRWEVAELALVRSNLPTSGTAGEQPRYETVGSWPLGRAS, from the coding sequence ATGAGGCTTTTCGCTGCCGTCCTGCCGCCGCGCGCGGCGGTCGAGGAACTGGCTCTCCTGGTCGACGAGTTGCGGGCGCTGCCCGGCGCGGACGAGCTGCGCTGGACCGGCCGTCCCGGCTGGCACTACACGCTGGCGTTCATGGGCGAGGTGGACGACGCGCTCGTCCCGGACCTGCGGGAGCGGCTGGGCCGCGCGGCACACCGCACCCAGCCGTTCCCGCTGCGCGTCCACGGGGGCGGCCAGTTCGGCCACCGGGCCCTGTGGGCGGGGGCCGCCGGCGGCCTTGACGACATGCGGCTGCTGGCCGAGCGCGCCGAGGCGGCGGCCCGCCGGGCGGGCGTCCCCATGGACGACCACCGCCGCTACCAGGCGCACCTGACGCTGGCCCGCGCCCGGACCGACACGGACCTGCGGCCCTTCGTGACGGAGCTGGAGCGGTTCAAGGGACTGCGCTGGGAGGTGGCCGAGCTGGCCCTCGTCCGCAGCAACCTGCCGACCTCCGGCACGGCGGGCGAGCAGCCGCGGTACGAGACGGTCGGGTCCTGGCCGCTCGGACGGGCGAGCTAA
- a CDS encoding MFS transporter — translation MRTGNGADSAPGHNPHDTRHTPPPGRERTDGTFSSLKVRNYRLFFTGAIVSNTGTWMARITQDWLVLSLTGSAAAVGITTALQFLPLLLFGLYGGVIADRYPKRRLLIVSQGALGLCGLALAALTLSGHVQVWHVYLVAFLLGMVTVVDNPTRQSFVSEMVGPAQLRNAVSLNSANFQSARLIGPAVAGLLIASVGSGWAFLVNALSFLAPLTALLLMRPAELHKVERAPRGKGQLREGLRYVARRPELIWPIALVGCIGTFGFNFPIWLTAFADGVFHVGPGTYGLLNTLMAAGSLGGALLAARRGTSRLRLLVGAAVVFGVLEMTAALSPSFWLFALLLMPIGMVGLTVNVTANSIVQLATDPVMRGRVMSLYLMVFAGGTPIGAPLLGWITDTFGARIGFATGGVLSLVSAVLIGLVLSRATGTRLRLELRGRHPRLAFVPRERPRELATAA, via the coding sequence TTGAGGACGGGAAACGGAGCTGACTCCGCCCCCGGACACAACCCCCACGACACTCGACACACCCCGCCGCCCGGGCGGGAGCGGACCGACGGCACGTTCTCGTCGCTGAAGGTCCGCAACTACCGGCTCTTCTTCACCGGGGCCATCGTCTCCAACACGGGCACCTGGATGGCCCGCATCACCCAGGACTGGCTGGTCCTCAGCCTCACCGGCTCGGCCGCCGCCGTCGGCATCACCACCGCCCTGCAGTTCCTGCCGCTGCTGCTCTTCGGCCTGTACGGCGGCGTCATCGCCGACCGCTACCCGAAGCGGCGCCTGCTGATCGTCAGCCAGGGCGCCCTCGGCCTGTGCGGGCTCGCCCTCGCGGCGCTCACGCTCTCCGGGCACGTCCAGGTCTGGCACGTGTACCTGGTGGCGTTCCTGCTGGGCATGGTCACGGTCGTCGACAACCCGACCCGGCAGTCCTTCGTCTCCGAGATGGTCGGCCCCGCGCAGCTGCGCAACGCCGTCAGCCTCAACTCGGCGAACTTCCAGTCGGCGCGGCTGATCGGCCCCGCCGTCGCCGGCCTGCTCATCGCGTCCGTCGGCAGCGGCTGGGCCTTCCTGGTCAACGCCCTGTCGTTCCTGGCCCCGCTCACCGCGCTGCTGCTGATGCGCCCCGCCGAGCTGCACAAGGTGGAGCGCGCGCCGCGCGGCAAGGGCCAGCTGCGGGAGGGCCTGCGCTATGTCGCGCGCCGGCCGGAGCTGATCTGGCCGATCGCCCTCGTGGGCTGCATCGGCACGTTCGGCTTCAACTTCCCGATCTGGCTCACCGCCTTCGCCGACGGCGTCTTCCACGTCGGACCCGGTACGTACGGTCTGCTGAACACGCTCATGGCGGCCGGCTCCCTCGGGGGCGCCCTGCTCGCCGCCCGGCGCGGCACCTCGCGGCTGCGGCTGCTGGTCGGCGCCGCCGTGGTGTTCGGCGTGCTCGAGATGACGGCGGCGCTGTCCCCGTCGTTCTGGCTGTTCGCGCTGCTGCTCATGCCGATCGGCATGGTCGGACTGACCGTGAACGTCACCGCCAACTCGATCGTGCAGCTCGCCACCGACCCCGTGATGCGGGGCCGCGTGATGAGCCTGTACCTGATGGTGTTCGCGGGCGGTACGCCCATCGGGGCGCCGCTGCTCGGCTGGATCACCGACACGTTCGGCGCCCGGATCGGCTTCGCGACCGGTGGCGTGCTGTCGCTGGTCTCGGCGGTGCTGATCGGGCTGGTCCTGAGCCGTGCCACCGGGACGCGGCTGCGGCTGGAGCTGCGCGGCCGGCACCCGCGCCTCGCGTTCGTCCCGCGCGAGCGGCCCCGGGAACTGGCGACCGCGGCGTGA
- a CDS encoding aldo/keto reductase, translating into MKYTQLGRTGLKVSRIVLGTMNFGPQTDEAGSHAIMNAALDAGVNFFDTANVYGWGENKGRTEEIIGSWFAGGGERRDKVVLATKVYGSMAPDGEVWPNHDRLSAVNIRRAVEASLRRLNTDYIDLYQFHHIDRATPFEEIWQAVDVLIQQGKILYAGSSNFSGYKIAQANETAARRGMVGLVSEQCLYNLVERRAEMEVIPASQDYGLGVIPWSPLHGGLLGGALRKEREGGAARSRAGRSADALANTELREKIQAYETLLDKHGLEPGEVALAWLLTRPGVTGPIVGPRTAEQLESALRAVELDLTDELLGELDAIFPGPGPSPEAFAW; encoded by the coding sequence ATGAAATACACGCAGCTCGGACGCACCGGACTCAAGGTCAGCCGTATCGTCCTCGGGACGATGAACTTCGGGCCGCAGACCGATGAGGCCGGCAGCCACGCCATCATGAACGCGGCGCTCGACGCCGGGGTCAACTTCTTCGACACCGCCAACGTCTACGGGTGGGGCGAGAACAAGGGCCGCACCGAGGAGATCATCGGCTCCTGGTTCGCCGGGGGCGGCGAGCGCCGCGACAAGGTGGTGCTCGCCACCAAGGTGTACGGCTCGATGGCGCCGGACGGCGAGGTCTGGCCCAACCACGACCGGCTCTCCGCGGTGAACATCCGGCGGGCCGTCGAGGCCAGCCTGCGCCGCCTGAACACCGACTACATCGACCTGTACCAGTTCCACCACATCGACCGCGCCACGCCCTTCGAGGAGATCTGGCAGGCGGTCGACGTCCTGATCCAGCAGGGCAAGATCCTCTACGCCGGGTCCAGCAACTTCTCCGGCTACAAGATCGCCCAGGCCAATGAGACGGCGGCCCGCCGCGGCATGGTCGGACTGGTCAGCGAGCAGTGCCTGTACAACCTCGTCGAGCGGCGCGCCGAGATGGAGGTGATCCCGGCCTCGCAGGACTACGGGCTCGGCGTGATCCCCTGGTCGCCGCTGCACGGCGGCCTCCTGGGCGGCGCCCTGCGCAAGGAGCGCGAGGGCGGTGCGGCGCGCTCGCGGGCCGGGCGGTCGGCGGACGCGCTCGCGAACACGGAGCTGCGCGAGAAGATCCAGGCGTACGAGACGCTGCTCGACAAGCACGGCCTGGAGCCGGGCGAGGTCGCCCTGGCGTGGCTGCTGACCCGGCCGGGCGTGACCGGGCCGATCGTCGGGCCGCGCACCGCCGAGCAGCTGGAATCCGCGCTGCGGGCCGTCGAGCTGGACCTGACGGACGAACTGCTCGGCGAGCTGGACGCGATCTTCCCCGGTCCCGGTCCGTCGCCGGAGGCCTTCGCCTGGTGA
- a CDS encoding MarR family transcriptional regulator, with product MPDLSQGAHGDDADAAAVNALRSAVMRLSRRLKHQRVDESLSPTEMSVLGTLARCGSATPGELARKEHVQPPSMTRIVALLEAKGLVRLEPHPDDRRQKVVSQTERAEAMLEESRRKRNAWLASLAEGLDEDEWAKLRAAAPVLEKLAHL from the coding sequence ATGCCTGACCTGTCCCAGGGCGCGCACGGCGACGACGCCGACGCCGCCGCTGTGAACGCACTCCGCTCCGCCGTCATGCGGCTGTCCCGGCGCCTGAAGCACCAGCGCGTCGACGAGTCGCTGAGCCCCACCGAGATGTCGGTGCTCGGCACCCTCGCCCGGTGCGGCTCGGCCACCCCCGGTGAGCTGGCCCGCAAGGAGCACGTGCAGCCGCCGTCGATGACCCGCATCGTCGCCCTGCTGGAGGCCAAGGGACTGGTCCGGCTGGAGCCGCATCCCGACGACCGCCGGCAGAAGGTGGTCAGCCAGACCGAGCGGGCCGAGGCCATGCTGGAGGAGTCCCGCCGCAAGCGGAACGCCTGGCTGGCCTCCCTCGCCGAGGGCCTGGACGAGGACGAGTGGGCCAAGCTGCGCGCGGCCGCCCCCGTCCTGGAGAAGCTCGCGCACCTATAG
- a CDS encoding HAD-IC family P-type ATPase, whose product MTQRASTDTSVDSGEAGAGRQEAVPYRPGGLTAAEVAERVARGEVNDVPVRSSRSAADIIRGNVFTRFNAIIGVLWVIMLVVAPIQDSLFGFVIVANTGIGIIQELRAKKTLDGLAVIGEAKPTVRRDGSAAEVSTSEIVLGDLIELGPGDKVVVDGVVAEADNLEIDESLLTGEADPVLKKPGDTVMSGSFVVAGGGAFTATKVGREAYAAQLAEEASRFTLVHSELRSGISTILKYVTWMMIPTAVALIVSQLVVKETAFKDSIARTVGGIVPMIPEGLVLLTSVAFAIGVIRLGRKQCLVQELPAIEGLARVDVVCLDKTGTLTEGGMDVTELRPLNGSDEAYVRKVLGAFGESEPRPNASLRAIIDAYPDSDDWRCTESLPFSSARKYSGAAFSEGDGQTSAWLLGAPDVLLPAGDPVLAETDDLNQQGLRVLLLARVGGDLDAPHVADGAKASALVVLEQRLRPDAADTLAYFADQNVDAKVISGDNAVSVGAVAAKLGLPGADQTVDARRLPDERDAMAKELEDGVVFGRVTPQQKRDMVGALQSRGHTVAMTGDGVNDVLALKDADIGVSMGTGSEATRAVAQIVLLNNSFATLPSVVAEGRRVIGNITRVATLFLTKTVYSVLLAVLVVATQVEYPFLPRHFTLVSTLTIGVPAFFLALAPNKERARPHFVRRVMRYAIPAGLISAATTFTTYMLARAHYTGPGALAAETSAATLTLFLVSMWVLAIIARPYTWWRIGLVAVMGGAFLLVLVVPYLQHFFALKLVGVTIPWTAVALAGVGAVLLELGWRWVGRRFPA is encoded by the coding sequence ATGACGCAGCGGGCCAGCACGGACACGAGCGTGGACAGCGGCGAGGCCGGGGCCGGCCGGCAGGAGGCCGTGCCCTACCGGCCGGGCGGCCTCACCGCCGCCGAGGTCGCCGAGCGGGTCGCGAGGGGCGAGGTCAACGACGTACCGGTCCGCTCCTCGCGGTCCGCCGCGGACATCATCCGCGGCAACGTCTTCACCCGCTTCAACGCGATCATCGGCGTCCTCTGGGTGATCATGCTGGTGGTCGCCCCCATCCAGGACAGCCTCTTCGGCTTCGTGATCGTCGCCAACACCGGCATCGGCATCATCCAGGAACTGCGCGCCAAGAAGACCCTCGACGGCCTGGCCGTCATCGGTGAGGCCAAGCCGACGGTACGGCGGGACGGGTCCGCCGCCGAGGTGTCGACCTCGGAGATCGTCCTCGGCGACCTCATCGAACTCGGGCCCGGCGACAAGGTCGTCGTCGACGGCGTCGTCGCCGAGGCCGACAACCTGGAGATCGACGAGTCGCTGCTCACCGGCGAGGCCGACCCCGTCCTGAAGAAGCCCGGCGACACCGTCATGTCCGGCAGCTTCGTCGTCGCCGGCGGCGGCGCGTTCACCGCCACCAAGGTCGGCCGCGAGGCGTACGCCGCGCAGCTCGCCGAGGAGGCGTCCCGCTTCACGCTCGTCCACTCCGAGCTGCGGTCCGGGATCTCCACGATCCTCAAGTACGTGACGTGGATGATGATCCCGACCGCCGTCGCGCTCATCGTCAGCCAGCTGGTCGTCAAGGAGACCGCCTTCAAGGACTCCATCGCGCGGACCGTCGGCGGCATCGTGCCGATGATCCCGGAAGGGCTGGTGCTGCTGACGTCCGTGGCGTTCGCGATCGGGGTCATCCGGCTGGGGCGCAAGCAGTGCCTCGTCCAGGAGCTGCCCGCCATCGAGGGCCTGGCCCGCGTCGACGTCGTCTGCCTCGACAAGACCGGCACGCTCACCGAGGGCGGCATGGACGTCACCGAGCTGCGGCCCCTCAACGGCTCGGACGAGGCGTACGTACGCAAGGTGCTCGGCGCCTTCGGCGAGTCCGAGCCGCGCCCCAACGCCTCCCTCCGGGCGATCATCGACGCCTACCCGGACAGCGACGACTGGCGCTGCACCGAGTCCCTGCCGTTCTCCTCCGCCCGCAAGTACAGCGGTGCCGCCTTCAGCGAGGGCGACGGCCAGACCAGCGCCTGGCTGCTCGGCGCCCCCGACGTACTGCTGCCCGCGGGCGACCCGGTGCTCGCCGAGACCGACGACCTCAACCAGCAGGGCCTGCGCGTCCTGCTGCTGGCCCGGGTCGGCGGCGACCTGGACGCCCCGCACGTCGCCGACGGCGCCAAGGCCTCCGCGCTCGTCGTCCTGGAGCAGCGGCTGCGCCCCGACGCCGCCGACACGCTCGCCTACTTCGCCGACCAGAACGTCGACGCCAAGGTCATCTCCGGCGACAACGCGGTCTCCGTCGGCGCGGTCGCCGCCAAGCTGGGCCTGCCCGGCGCCGACCAGACCGTCGACGCCCGCCGGCTCCCCGACGAGCGGGACGCCATGGCGAAGGAGCTGGAGGACGGCGTCGTCTTCGGCCGGGTCACCCCGCAGCAGAAGCGCGACATGGTCGGCGCGCTCCAGTCGCGCGGCCACACCGTGGCCATGACGGGCGACGGCGTCAACGACGTCCTCGCCCTCAAGGACGCCGACATCGGTGTCTCCATGGGCACCGGCTCCGAGGCCACCCGGGCGGTCGCGCAGATCGTGCTGCTCAACAACAGCTTCGCGACCCTGCCGTCGGTGGTCGCGGAAGGCCGGCGCGTCATCGGGAACATCACCCGGGTCGCCACGCTGTTCCTCACGAAGACCGTGTACTCGGTGCTGCTCGCCGTCCTGGTCGTGGCGACCCAGGTCGAGTACCCGTTCCTGCCGCGGCACTTCACGCTCGTGTCGACGCTGACGATCGGTGTGCCCGCCTTCTTCCTGGCGCTCGCGCCCAACAAGGAACGCGCGCGGCCCCACTTCGTCCGGCGCGTGATGCGGTACGCGATCCCCGCCGGGCTCATCTCCGCCGCGACCACGTTCACCACCTACATGCTGGCCCGCGCCCACTACACCGGGCCCGGGGCGCTGGCCGCCGAGACGAGCGCGGCCACGCTGACGCTGTTCCTCGTCTCGATGTGGGTGCTGGCGATCATCGCCCGTCCCTACACGTGGTGGCGGATCGGGCTGGTCGCCGTGATGGGCGGGGCCTTCCTGCTGGTGCTCGTCGTCCCGTACCTCCAGCACTTCTTCGCGCTGAAACTGGTGGGCGTGACCATCCCGTGGACGGCCGTCGCCCTCGCGGGCGTGGGCGCCGTGCTGCTGGAGCTCGGCTGGCGGTGGGTGGGGCGCAGGTTCCCCGCCTAA
- a CDS encoding serine/threonine-protein kinase — protein MDPGHPSPALAIPEGYRIADWTVTSLIGSGSWGTVYAARRTSDAAPAAVKFLRTDLLTPGQRASMEELIRQEVRFSSEADHPNLVRTHTVVTLNDPDRPGLDGVTALVMDRAERSLHELIAAGEPGTPVPDAARILDGVAAGLAHMHTRGWVHADLKPANILLGPDGAVWLADFGLTVELDGTHAYIPPMGSLDHVPPEWWSERTGVRGTAVRPTADIWAFGVLAHQVLTGGLHPFPGSTARARALAAQSYASGAAQLRLDDALEPQWRELIGSCLAPDHASRAELGAEELARRVRALRKGGVRARRGLRRPGVLAGAGLGLAAATVAATLVLLPEDGAARTTPPRPTPSAKTVPGAIPEDSDVPVALRRTITDAAKRCTDEEVTPALLAAMIKAESGFDPKASRPASGEYGIAMWTPSVFQAWAVDGDGDGDKDHMSPPDAIATMAVFTCWLDQRFKDNGMRENLPELIVAGYRTSDKTVIQAGGVPERTRPHVDTVMRYLKEYTR, from the coding sequence ATGGACCCTGGCCACCCGTCCCCCGCGCTCGCGATACCCGAGGGCTACCGGATCGCCGACTGGACCGTGACGTCCCTGATCGGCTCCGGCAGCTGGGGCACCGTCTACGCGGCGCGCCGCACGTCCGACGCGGCGCCGGCCGCCGTGAAGTTCCTCCGCACCGACCTGCTGACGCCCGGTCAGCGGGCGTCGATGGAGGAGCTGATCCGCCAAGAGGTGCGGTTCAGCAGCGAGGCGGACCACCCGAACCTCGTGCGGACCCACACCGTGGTCACCCTGAACGACCCGGACCGCCCCGGCCTCGACGGCGTGACCGCGCTGGTCATGGACCGCGCCGAGCGCAGCCTGCACGAGCTGATCGCGGCGGGCGAGCCCGGCACGCCCGTCCCGGACGCGGCGCGCATCCTCGACGGGGTCGCCGCCGGGCTGGCCCACATGCACACGCGGGGCTGGGTGCACGCCGACCTCAAGCCCGCGAACATCCTGCTCGGCCCGGACGGCGCCGTGTGGCTCGCGGACTTCGGGCTCACCGTGGAGCTGGACGGCACGCACGCGTACATCCCGCCGATGGGCTCCCTCGACCACGTACCGCCGGAGTGGTGGTCGGAGCGCACCGGGGTGCGGGGCACCGCCGTCCGGCCGACGGCCGACATCTGGGCGTTCGGCGTCCTCGCCCACCAGGTGCTGACGGGCGGCCTGCACCCCTTCCCCGGCAGCACGGCGCGGGCGCGGGCGCTGGCGGCGCAGTCGTACGCGAGCGGGGCCGCGCAGCTGCGACTCGACGACGCGCTGGAGCCGCAGTGGCGGGAGCTGATCGGCAGCTGCCTGGCGCCCGACCACGCGTCGCGGGCGGAGCTGGGCGCCGAGGAGCTGGCGCGGCGGGTGCGGGCCCTGCGCAAGGGCGGCGTACGGGCGCGGCGCGGGCTGCGGCGCCCGGGGGTGCTGGCGGGCGCGGGGCTCGGGCTCGCGGCGGCGACGGTGGCGGCGACGCTGGTGCTGCTGCCGGAGGACGGGGCGGCACGGACGACGCCGCCCAGGCCCACGCCGTCCGCCAAGACGGTGCCGGGCGCGATCCCGGAGGACTCGGACGTGCCGGTCGCCCTGCGCCGGACCATCACCGACGCCGCCAAGCGCTGTACGGACGAGGAGGTCACCCCGGCGCTGCTGGCCGCCATGATCAAGGCGGAGAGCGGCTTCGACCCGAAGGCGTCCCGGCCGGCCTCCGGCGAGTACGGCATCGCGATGTGGACGCCGTCGGTGTTCCAGGCGTGGGCGGTGGACGGCGACGGGGACGGCGACAAGGACCACATGTCGCCGCCCGACGCCATCGCGACGATGGCCGTGTTCACCTGCTGGCTCGACCAGCGCTTCAAGGACAACGGGATGCGCGAGAACCTGCCCGAGCTGATCGTCGCCGGGTACCGCACCAGCGACAAGACGGTCATCCAGGCCGGCGGCGTCCCCGAGCGGACCCGGCCCCATGTGGACACCGTGATGCGCTACCTGAAGGAGTACACGCGGTGA
- a CDS encoding NCS2 family permease → MPSTVTAPPVTPEQQPTAGSALDRFFKISERGSTVAREVRGGFATFFAMAYIIVLNPIILGSAKDMYGHQLDGGQLVTATVLSAALTTLLMGVIGNVPIALAAGLGVNTVVALQLAPNMSWPDAMGMVVLAGFIVMLLVATGLRERVMNAVPVGLRKGIAIGIGLFIMLIGLVDSGFVSRIPDAAHTTVPLQLGADGHLGGWPVLIFAVGTLLTLALIIRKVPGAILISIVVMTLVAMVVNAVAKVPSWGLTTPTWPGNPVATPDFGLLGQVSLFGGFEKVGVLTGSLFVFTVLLSCFFDAMGTILGVGDEAKLMDKDGDFPGINKVLLVDGFAVATGGATSSSATTCFVESTAGVGEGARTGLASVVTGGLFSVALFLTPLATMVPSQAATPALLAVGFLILAGSVKDIDWSDYTIAVPAFLAMVMMPFTYSITNGIGIGFIAFSVLRLAAGRGREVPAAMYAVSAIFVFYYAMPSLGLT, encoded by the coding sequence ATGCCCTCCACGGTCACCGCTCCGCCGGTCACCCCTGAGCAGCAGCCGACCGCCGGCAGCGCACTGGACCGCTTCTTCAAGATCTCCGAGCGCGGCTCCACCGTCGCCCGGGAGGTGCGCGGCGGATTCGCCACCTTCTTCGCGATGGCCTACATCATCGTGCTGAACCCGATCATCCTCGGCAGCGCCAAGGACATGTACGGGCACCAGCTCGACGGCGGCCAGCTCGTCACGGCGACCGTCCTCAGCGCGGCCCTGACGACCCTGCTCATGGGCGTCATCGGCAACGTCCCGATCGCCCTCGCCGCCGGCCTCGGCGTCAACACGGTCGTCGCGCTCCAGCTCGCCCCGAACATGTCCTGGCCGGACGCCATGGGCATGGTGGTCCTCGCCGGCTTCATCGTGATGCTGCTGGTCGCCACCGGTCTGCGCGAGCGGGTCATGAATGCCGTCCCCGTGGGCCTGCGCAAGGGCATCGCGATCGGCATCGGCCTGTTCATCATGCTGATCGGCCTGGTGGACTCCGGCTTCGTCTCGCGCATCCCGGACGCCGCGCACACCACCGTCCCGCTCCAGCTCGGCGCCGACGGGCACCTCGGCGGCTGGCCGGTGCTGATCTTCGCCGTCGGCACGCTGCTCACGCTCGCGCTGATCATCCGGAAGGTGCCGGGCGCGATCCTCATCTCGATCGTCGTGATGACGCTCGTCGCGATGGTCGTCAACGCCGTGGCGAAGGTGCCGTCGTGGGGCCTGACCACGCCGACCTGGCCGGGCAACCCGGTCGCCACACCGGACTTCGGGCTGCTCGGGCAGGTCAGCCTCTTCGGCGGGTTCGAGAAGGTCGGGGTGCTGACGGGCTCGCTGTTCGTCTTCACCGTGCTGCTGTCCTGCTTCTTCGACGCCATGGGCACGATCCTCGGCGTCGGCGACGAGGCCAAGCTGATGGACAAGGACGGCGACTTCCCGGGCATCAACAAGGTCCTGCTGGTGGACGGCTTCGCCGTCGCCACCGGCGGCGCCACCTCCTCCTCGGCGACCACCTGCTTCGTGGAGTCCACGGCGGGCGTCGGCGAGGGCGCCCGTACGGGCCTGGCGTCCGTGGTCACCGGCGGGCTGTTCTCGGTGGCGCTGTTCCTCACGCCGCTGGCCACGATGGTGCCCTCGCAGGCGGCCACGCCCGCGCTGCTGGCGGTCGGCTTCCTGATCCTGGCCGGGTCCGTGAAGGACATCGACTGGAGCGACTACACCATCGCCGTGCCGGCGTTCCTGGCCATGGTGATGATGCCGTTCACGTACTCGATCACGAACGGCATCGGTATCGGCTTCATCGCGTTCAGCGTGCTGCGGCTCGCCGCCGGGCGCGGCCGGGAGGTCCCGGCCGCCATGTACGCGGTGTCGGCGATCTTCGTCTTCTACTACGCCATGCCGTCGCTCGGCCTCACGTGA
- a CDS encoding serine/threonine protein kinase gives MTTVTVQLPERAPRHQDPDAPRPKPRLLHMTPGQSAEFGRGTPGSPLPIPLHDPGVSRRAGLVTATEDYWQLSNYSASTTYVVENLEGGGEHIKVAPGRIGAPVPFELSRVILPGVDGPVDFKVFAPQHAYREPGCDPAAGEPTTTPFSLDPTSKYFLVLLALCEPRLRSPSNPAVPGVGEVVERLRPLPSCAGLTRSAVNYHIDYLATAKLRLREDPDETATGSATRSRLVDLALRFDLVREDHLNLLPPLVRR, from the coding sequence GTGACGACAGTGACTGTCCAGCTGCCCGAACGGGCCCCCCGCCACCAGGACCCGGACGCACCGCGGCCCAAGCCGCGCCTGCTGCACATGACTCCGGGGCAGAGCGCCGAGTTCGGGCGCGGCACCCCGGGCTCGCCGCTGCCCATACCGCTGCACGACCCCGGCGTCTCGCGCCGCGCCGGGCTGGTGACCGCGACCGAGGACTACTGGCAGCTGTCCAACTACAGCGCCTCCACGACGTACGTCGTGGAGAACCTGGAGGGCGGCGGCGAGCACATCAAGGTGGCGCCCGGCCGGATCGGCGCACCCGTGCCGTTCGAGCTGTCGCGGGTGATCCTGCCCGGGGTCGACGGGCCGGTGGACTTCAAGGTGTTCGCGCCGCAGCACGCGTACAGGGAGCCGGGGTGCGACCCGGCGGCGGGCGAGCCGACGACCACGCCGTTCTCGCTCGACCCGACGTCCAAGTACTTCCTGGTGCTGCTGGCGCTGTGCGAGCCGCGGCTGCGCTCGCCGTCGAACCCGGCCGTGCCGGGCGTCGGCGAGGTCGTCGAGCGGCTGCGGCCGCTGCCGTCGTGCGCCGGCCTGACCCGCTCGGCGGTCAACTACCACATCGACTACCTGGCGACGGCCAAGCTGCGGCTGCGCGAGGACCCGGACGAGACGGCGACGGGCAGCGCGACCCGCAGCCGCCTGGTCGACCTCGCGCTCCGCTTCGACCTGGTCCGCGAGGACCACCTGAACCTCCTTCCCCCGCTCGTACGACGCTGA